From Bos mutus isolate GX-2022 chromosome 5, NWIPB_WYAK_1.1, whole genome shotgun sequence, one genomic window encodes:
- the SINHCAF gene encoding SIN3-HDAC complex-associated factor produces MFGFHKPKMYRSIEGCCICRAKSSSSRFTDSKRYEKDFQSCFGLHETRSGDICNACVLLVKRWKKLPAGSKKNWNHVVDARAGPSLKTTLKPKKVKTLSGNRIKSNQISKLQKEFKRHNSDAHSTTSSASPAQSPCYSNQSDDGSDTEMASGSNRTPVFSFLDLTYWKRQKICCGIIYKGRFGEVLIDTHLFKPCCSNKKAAAEKPEEQGPEPLPISTQEW; encoded by the exons ATGTTTGGTTTTCACAAGCCAAAGATGTACCGAAGTATAGAGGGCTGCTGTATTTGCAGAGCTAAATCCTCCAGTTCTCGATTCACTGACAGTAAACGCTATGAAAAGGATTTCCAGAGCTGTTTTGG GTTACATGAGACTCGTTCAGGAGATATCTGTAATGCCTGTGTCCTGCTTGTGAAAAGATGGAAGAAATTGCCAGCAGGATCAAAAAAAAACTGGAATCAT GTGGTAGATGCAAGGGCAGGACCCAGTCTAAAGACTACACTGaaaccaaagaaagtgaaaactcTATCTGGAAACAGGATAAAAAGTAACCAGATCAGTAAACTGCAGAAGGAATTTAAGCGCCACA ATTCTGATGCTCACAGTACAACCTCAAGTGCCTCTCCAGCTCAGTCTCCCTGTTACAGTAACCAGTCAGATGATGGCTCAGATACAGAGATGGCTTCTGGCTCCAACAGAACGCcagtgttttcctttttagaTCTCACATACTGGAAAAG acAGAAAATATGCTGTGGCATTATCTATAAAGGCCGTTTTGGGGAAGTCCTCATCGACACACATCTATTCAAGCCTTGCTGCAGCAATAAGAAAGCAGCTGCTGAGAAGCCAGAGGAGCAGGGGCCAGAGCCTCTGCCTATCTCCACTCAGGAGTGGTGA